In Lonchura striata isolate bLonStr1 chromosome 2, bLonStr1.mat, whole genome shotgun sequence, a single genomic region encodes these proteins:
- the RPL24 gene encoding large ribosomal subunit protein eL24 — protein sequence MKVELCSFSGYKIYPGHGRRYARTDGKVFQFLNAKCESAFLSKRNPRQINWTVLYRRKHKKGQSEEVQKKRTRRAVKFQRAITGASLAEIMAKRNQKPEVRKAQREQAIRAAKEAKKAKQATKKTAVSAAKAPTKAAPKQKIVKPVKVSAPRVGGKR from the exons atGAA GGTCGAGCTGTGCAGCTTCAGCGGGTACAAGATCTACCCGGGCCATGGCCGCCGCTACGCCCGCACGGACGGGAAG GTTTTTCAGTTCTTGAATGCAAAATGTGAGTCTGCATTCCTTTCCAAGAGAAACCCTCGTCAGATCAACTGGACTGTTCTGTACAGGCGTAAGCACAAGAAGGGACAGTCA GAAGAGGTCCAGAAGAAGCGCACGCGCCGTGCTGTGAAGTTCCAGAGAGCCATCACTGGTGCCTCTCTCGCTGAGATCATGGCCAAGCGGAACCAGAAGCCCGAAGTACGAAAGGCACAGAGGGAACAAGCTATTAG GGCTGCAAAGgaagccaagaaggccaagcaGGCAACCAAGAAAACAGCTGTTTCTGCTGCAAAG GCCCCTACGAAGGCAGCACCTAAGCAGAAGATTGTGAAACCAGTCAAGGTTTCTGCTCCCCGTGTTGGTGGAAAGCGCTAA